ACCCTCGAGCGTCTCGAGCGCGACCTGGCCGAAGCGGTACGGGTCCGCCAGCGGCGCCGCGCTGCCGCCGAGGCGACCACGGTCGCACGGACCCTCGGCCGGCACCTCGACGCGCGGAACTTCGAACGGTGGCTGCTGGCGCGGGCACTCCGTCGGCTGCTGGCCGGAGCGTCGACGATCCTGCGTGACCTGTCGGACGGGGCGTACTCGCTCGCCCTCGACGACAGCGGCGCCTTCCAGGTCGTCGACCATCGCAACGCCGACGAACGCCGACCGGCGCGCACCCTGTCA
This region of Actinomycetota bacterium genomic DNA includes:
- a CDS encoding SMC family ATPase → TLERLERDLAEAVRVRQRRRAAAEATTVARTLGRHLDARNFERWLLARALRRLLAGASTILRDLSDGAYSLALDDSGAFQVVDHRNADERRPARTLSGGETFLASLALALSLAEHLADLAAHGSARLDALFLDEGFGTLDADTLDTVAAAIEELGARGRMVGLVTHVRELAERVPVRYEVRKVASSSTVDKVPA